Proteins found in one Candidatus Rokuibacteriota bacterium genomic segment:
- a CDS encoding NeuD/PglB/VioB family sugar acetyltransferase, giving the protein MAGRLLILGAGGHARAVADLAAACGWTVIGFTDPAAPPAGAAGGRPAVIGDDVAADALARAGGLDAGVVGVGNSALGRRAELFQRLVGLGVTVPALIHPRAACSPSCRVGAGAVVFAGSVLGAGVEVGANAVLYSGVLAEHECRIGEHAYLSPGVILSGAVVIEPGAFLGAGAVVLPGLTVGRQAVVAAGAVVTRDVPARQTVMGVPARPPGSR; this is encoded by the coding sequence GTGGCCGGTCGACTGCTGATCCTGGGAGCGGGCGGGCACGCGCGCGCCGTGGCCGACCTGGCCGCCGCGTGCGGGTGGACGGTGATCGGCTTCACCGACCCGGCGGCGCCGCCGGCAGGAGCTGCGGGAGGCCGCCCGGCCGTGATCGGCGACGACGTGGCCGCCGACGCCCTGGCGCGCGCCGGCGGCCTCGACGCCGGGGTGGTCGGCGTGGGCAATTCCGCGCTCGGCCGGCGGGCCGAGCTGTTCCAGCGGCTCGTGGGGCTCGGCGTCACCGTGCCGGCCCTCATCCATCCGCGCGCGGCGTGCTCTCCCTCGTGCCGGGTGGGCGCGGGCGCCGTGGTCTTCGCAGGGAGCGTGCTCGGAGCGGGAGTCGAGGTCGGCGCCAACGCCGTGCTCTACAGCGGCGTGCTGGCCGAGCACGAGTGCCGGATCGGGGAGCACGCCTACCTCTCCCCCGGCGTCATCCTCTCGGGCGCGGTCGTGATCGAGCCCGGCGCCTTCCTGGGTGCCGGGGCCGTGGTGCTCCCGGGTCTCACCGTGGGGAGGCAGGCGGTGGTGGCGGCCGGAGCCGTGGTCACACGGGATGTGCCCGCCCGCCAGACCGTCATGGGTGTGCCGGCGCGGCCGCCAGGCAGCCGATGA
- a CDS encoding acylneuraminate cytidylyltransferase family protein translates to MAAARPYAFGVIPARGGSKGLPGKNLRKLGALSLIGQAIASAREARLLSRVVVSTDSAEIAEEARQHGAEVPFLRPAELASDQAGMLPVLQHAVRWLEGAAGVRPDLVVTLQPTSPFRAGEEIDRAITKVLETGADSAQTLCEASYHPYFMKTLDGDRTVALFPAGHTFVRRQDAPPVYQPSGAVYVTRYATLMGRGHILGEDNRGVVMGFEASVNIDTEWDFLLAELILREGRAPIPPARR, encoded by the coding sequence ATGGCGGCGGCGCGCCCGTACGCCTTCGGTGTCATCCCCGCCCGCGGCGGCTCCAAGGGGCTGCCGGGGAAGAACCTGCGGAAGCTCGGCGCGCTGTCGCTGATCGGGCAGGCCATCGCATCGGCCCGGGAGGCGCGCCTGCTCAGCCGCGTCGTCGTCTCCACCGATAGTGCCGAGATCGCGGAGGAGGCGCGGCAGCACGGCGCGGAGGTGCCCTTCCTGCGCCCCGCCGAGCTTGCCAGCGACCAGGCGGGCATGCTTCCCGTGCTCCAGCACGCGGTCCGGTGGCTGGAGGGGGCAGCGGGCGTGCGTCCCGACCTGGTGGTGACGCTGCAGCCGACCTCGCCGTTCCGGGCCGGGGAGGAGATCGACCGCGCCATCACGAAGGTGCTCGAGACCGGCGCCGACTCCGCGCAGACGCTCTGCGAGGCCTCGTACCACCCCTACTTCATGAAGACGCTCGACGGCGACCGCACGGTGGCGCTCTTTCCGGCGGGCCACACCTTCGTCCGGCGCCAGGACGCGCCGCCCGTCTACCAGCCGTCCGGCGCCGTCTACGTCACGCGCTACGCCACCCTCATGGGGCGCGGGCACATCCTCGGCGAGGACAATCGGGGGGTGGTGATGGGGTTCGAGGCCTCGGTCAATATCGACACGGAGTGGGACTTCCTCCTCGCCGAGCTCATCCTGCGCGAGGGGCGGGCGCCCATCCCGCCGGCGCGCCGCTGA
- a CDS encoding Gfo/Idh/MocA family oxidoreductase has protein sequence MKLAIIGLGSIGRRHLGNFRAVGVETLAGYDASPAQREAAARDFPFATIAPTVEAALEGAQGVAICTPPDSHLAIGRLAAERGAHLMVEKPFAHSVAGVEELLTHCDARRLVVLTAYNWRYWPPMRFAKQLLDEGRIGPVRAARTEYAYHLTIRYPGKDYRNFYMADGAQGGGCVLDESHAIDYMRWLCGEITQVSAVVDRISSLEISTDDIADLTVRFASGTVGNIHMNLFAWNMHGHFELMGEQGVIQWRRFENEIRLFEPAANRWEVYPFACQLNDMYVEEARHFLACMRGEATPACDGWDGLKTMRVIAAAQRASVERRWVQV, from the coding sequence GTGAAGCTCGCGATCATCGGACTCGGATCCATCGGCCGTCGCCACCTCGGCAATTTCCGCGCCGTGGGCGTGGAGACCCTCGCCGGCTACGACGCCTCGCCGGCCCAGCGGGAGGCGGCTGCGAGGGACTTCCCCTTCGCGACCATCGCGCCGACGGTCGAGGCGGCGCTCGAGGGGGCCCAGGGCGTGGCGATCTGCACGCCACCCGACTCCCACCTGGCCATCGGCCGCCTGGCCGCGGAGCGGGGCGCCCACCTCATGGTCGAGAAGCCCTTCGCCCACTCGGTGGCGGGCGTGGAGGAGCTCCTCACGCATTGCGATGCCAGGCGACTCGTGGTGCTCACCGCCTACAACTGGCGCTACTGGCCGCCCATGCGCTTCGCGAAGCAGCTCCTCGACGAGGGGCGCATCGGCCCGGTGCGCGCCGCGCGCACCGAGTACGCCTACCACCTGACCATCCGCTACCCGGGCAAGGACTACCGCAACTTCTACATGGCCGACGGCGCGCAGGGCGGGGGCTGCGTGCTCGACGAGAGCCATGCGATCGACTACATGCGCTGGCTCTGCGGCGAGATCACGCAGGTCAGCGCGGTCGTGGACCGGATCTCGAGCCTTGAGATCAGCACGGACGACATCGCCGACCTGACCGTCCGCTTCGCTTCGGGGACGGTGGGCAACATCCACATGAACCTCTTCGCCTGGAACATGCACGGCCATTTCGAGCTCATGGGGGAGCAGGGGGTGATCCAGTGGCGGCGCTTCGAGAACGAGATCCGCCTCTTCGAGCCCGCCGCCAACCGCTGGGAGGTCTACCCCTTCGCCTGCCAGCTCAACGACATGTACGTCGAGGAGGCCCGGCATTTCCTCGCGTGCATGCGCGGCGAGGCCACGCCGGCCTGCGACGGCTGGGACGGGCTCAAGACCATGCGCGTGATCGCCGCGGCGCAGAGGGCCTCGGTCGAGCGCCGCTGGGTCCAGGTGTAG
- a CDS encoding B12-binding domain-containing radical SAM protein, with protein sequence MAKVLFVNPVMREEDEPRHVPYGMALLAALAVRDGHQVQVYDHNAWRPSDSVVAQVLRADRWDVVALGGITTAYRSIKQIVGMAKAAAPQALVVAGGGVLTSMPHDIMRFLPEVDVGVVGEAFVSFPELLRCVDAGARDWAQVKGLVWRERSGTTTLNPEQPLIADLDSLPYPAWELFPLEVYFKNSMALFSEEGMLARRRLDINASYGCSLICRFCFHLGIAGDMKQAPNERGENDVTFTHDRKIRYHSPRYVVDLVKYARQRFGVDFIGFLDENLMTMHQFSGKTWLTDIARLWIEEGLQPRCVRDGVPHDPEKCTGVHWGGTSHATLCSPDVLRAIKHAGCSHLVYGYESFSPRVMKTIGKGATPETNERSLRWTLEAGIRPIPNQMMGFPDEDFDSLKDNIRAWNRLGLAVKPFFATPYPGTEWYYAHKQRILEQYDGDLEAFLLDLGDATRVTAVISKKFNAVELYGLRELMVLRDIRRIEQYEAEWNRLHAHDPGAALASARPPALDTARS encoded by the coding sequence ATGGCTAAGGTGCTCTTCGTCAACCCCGTGATGCGCGAGGAGGACGAGCCGCGGCACGTGCCCTACGGCATGGCGCTCCTGGCCGCCCTCGCCGTGCGGGACGGCCACCAGGTGCAGGTGTACGACCACAATGCCTGGCGCCCCTCGGACTCGGTGGTGGCGCAGGTGCTCCGGGCGGACCGCTGGGACGTGGTGGCGCTGGGCGGCATCACCACCGCCTACCGCTCGATCAAGCAGATCGTGGGCATGGCGAAGGCGGCGGCGCCCCAGGCACTCGTGGTGGCGGGCGGGGGCGTCCTGACGAGCATGCCGCACGACATCATGCGCTTCCTGCCCGAGGTCGACGTCGGCGTGGTCGGGGAGGCCTTCGTCTCCTTCCCCGAGCTGCTCCGCTGCGTGGACGCCGGCGCCCGCGACTGGGCCCAGGTGAAGGGGCTCGTCTGGCGCGAGCGCTCGGGGACGACCACGCTCAACCCGGAGCAGCCGCTCATCGCCGACCTGGACAGCCTGCCGTACCCGGCCTGGGAGCTCTTCCCGCTCGAGGTGTACTTCAAGAACAGCATGGCGCTCTTCTCCGAGGAGGGCATGCTCGCGCGGCGGCGGCTCGACATCAACGCGAGCTACGGCTGCTCGCTCATCTGCCGCTTCTGCTTCCATCTCGGTATCGCGGGCGACATGAAGCAGGCCCCGAACGAGCGCGGAGAGAACGACGTCACCTTCACCCACGACCGCAAGATCCGTTACCACAGCCCGCGCTACGTCGTGGACCTCGTCAAGTACGCGCGGCAGCGCTTCGGCGTGGACTTCATCGGGTTCCTCGACGAGAACCTGATGACCATGCACCAGTTCTCGGGCAAGACGTGGCTCACCGACATCGCGCGCCTGTGGATCGAGGAGGGGCTCCAGCCCCGGTGCGTCCGGGACGGCGTTCCCCACGACCCGGAGAAGTGCACGGGCGTCCACTGGGGCGGCACGAGTCACGCCACCCTCTGCTCGCCCGACGTGCTCCGGGCGATCAAGCACGCGGGGTGCTCGCACCTCGTCTACGGCTACGAGAGCTTCTCGCCGCGGGTGATGAAGACCATCGGCAAGGGCGCCACCCCCGAGACCAACGAGCGCTCGCTGCGCTGGACGCTCGAGGCCGGCATCCGCCCCATCCCGAACCAGATGATGGGCTTTCCCGACGAGGACTTCGACAGCCTCAAGGACAACATCCGCGCCTGGAACCGCCTGGGCCTCGCCGTGAAGCCCTTCTTCGCCACGCCCTATCCCGGGACCGAGTGGTACTACGCCCACAAGCAGCGCATCCTCGAGCAGTACGACGGAGACCTCGAGGCCTTCCTGCTGGACCTGGGCGACGCGACGCGGGTCACGGCCGTGATCTCGAAGAAGTTCAACGCCGTCGAGCTCTACGGGCTCCGGGAGCTCATGGTGCTCCGTGACATCCGCCGCATCGAGCAGTACGAGGCCGAGTGGAACCGGCTGCACGCCCATGATCCCGGGGCCGCGCTCGCGTCGGCCCGCCCGCCCGCGCTCGACACCGCCCGGAGCTGA
- a CDS encoding DUF115 domain-containing protein, with translation MDLGRRIASALEAATFERVAAVGLANAERNRPRIVRSVLELAEASLGTGSAAVVVAAGPSLARRRSLERLRASGFAGTIVAVDGALGACLRVGVLPHVVVSVDPHPERIVRWFGDPRLTAPSADDYFRRQEMDPVHSQDEVAANQALIELVDACSPKIKVAAATSVAPAVVDRCERAGLEIFWWNPMPDDYERPGSLSRRLWEMNGLPCLNGGGNVGTAAWVLTHAVLGKRRIALVGMDLGYAPGTPYAKTQYYPELVELLGARYPEAFMHTVHPATGEVWFSDPAYHWFREVFLELAAGSDCETHNCTEGGLLFGPGITQTPLEAFLATAAADGSPARRAGAQDARHG, from the coding sequence ATGGACCTGGGCCGACGAATAGCTAGCGCGCTCGAGGCGGCGACGTTCGAGCGCGTGGCGGCCGTCGGGCTCGCCAATGCCGAGCGGAACCGGCCCCGTATCGTGCGCTCCGTCCTCGAGCTCGCCGAGGCCTCCCTCGGGACCGGGAGCGCCGCGGTGGTCGTGGCGGCCGGGCCCAGCCTGGCCCGCCGGCGGAGCCTCGAGCGCCTGCGGGCCTCGGGCTTCGCAGGCACGATCGTGGCGGTGGACGGGGCCCTCGGCGCCTGCCTTCGGGTCGGCGTCCTCCCGCACGTCGTGGTGAGCGTGGACCCGCATCCGGAGCGCATCGTGCGCTGGTTCGGGGACCCCCGGCTGACCGCGCCCTCCGCTGACGACTACTTCCGCCGCCAGGAGATGGACCCCGTGCACAGCCAGGACGAGGTCGCCGCCAACCAGGCCCTCATCGAGCTCGTGGACGCCTGCAGCCCGAAGATCAAGGTCGCCGCGGCGACATCCGTCGCGCCCGCGGTGGTGGACCGCTGCGAGCGGGCGGGCCTGGAGATCTTCTGGTGGAACCCGATGCCCGACGACTACGAGCGCCCCGGCAGCCTCTCTCGCCGCCTCTGGGAGATGAACGGCCTGCCCTGCCTCAACGGCGGCGGCAACGTGGGGACGGCGGCCTGGGTGCTCACCCATGCCGTGCTCGGCAAGCGGCGGATCGCGCTGGTGGGCATGGACCTGGGCTACGCGCCGGGCACGCCCTATGCGAAGACCCAGTACTACCCGGAGCTGGTCGAGCTCCTGGGCGCCCGGTACCCCGAGGCCTTCATGCACACCGTGCATCCCGCGACGGGCGAGGTCTGGTTCAGCGACCCGGCCTACCACTGGTTCCGCGAGGTCTTTCTCGAGCTGGCCGCCGGCTCCGACTGCGAGACGCACAACTGCACCGAGGGCGGCCTCCTCTTCGGGCCCGGAATCACGCAGACGCCGCTCGAGGCGTTCCTCGCCACTGCAGCCGCCGATGGCTCTCCGGCGCGTCGCGCCGGCGCGCAGGATGCGCGACATGGCTAA
- a CDS encoding ABC transporter ATP-binding protein codes for MTRPADLRRLGWLLGRYLAPHWRAVGLLLLASYLAMGLAGLLPVLMAPILDLALGAPAGSPVAGGGVTLGDLTLRNLGAAVLHGLGVQAVSDRFQAIVVLAGLYVAAGVLKGWADFGNYLLALWIRIRAGAAMQMDLFQHLLGLSMGFFTKQRAGELVSRLDADTRGATSGLETIVGTFLTAPVLLGFYGYLLVRTSPKLVVAALGAGALHYGITRAVRGPIRRLATDQFSVFADLAARFQEALTSIRVVKSFGAEAFERAGAARILADVVRLNVKFGVYKHVEEPARSVVNYVVEASFLVLAAYELLAGRMAVPTFFLFLYVGRALMAQLGLLGSAYTQLQSALAASTRVSELFAQRPAVEDGPESISAFRDRIRLRDVSFHYGGEPVLERVSFEVLKGEVVALVGPSGVGKSTLADLILRLYDPVAGAITIDGRDLRSLRQAAYRRLFGVVSQEALLFNASIRDNIAYGREGLSEADIVRAATIANAHEFVTEFPEGYETVVGDRGIRLSGGQRQRIAIARAIVARPALLVLDEATSSLDSESERLVQEAIDRVIEGTTSIVIAHRLSTVLHADKIIVLGKGGIEAIGRHGELLDSNETYARLYRLQFTERETAARP; via the coding sequence GTGACTCGACCCGCCGATCTCCGTCGGCTGGGCTGGCTGCTGGGCAGGTATCTGGCCCCCCACTGGCGGGCCGTGGGGCTGCTCCTCCTCGCGAGCTACCTGGCGATGGGGCTCGCCGGCCTGCTCCCCGTCCTGATGGCGCCGATCCTCGACCTGGCGCTGGGGGCGCCCGCGGGATCGCCCGTGGCCGGCGGCGGCGTCACGCTCGGGGATCTCACGCTGAGGAATCTGGGGGCGGCCGTGCTCCACGGCCTGGGTGTGCAGGCGGTGAGCGACAGGTTCCAGGCCATCGTCGTCCTCGCCGGGCTCTACGTGGCGGCAGGTGTCCTCAAGGGCTGGGCCGATTTCGGGAACTACCTCCTGGCGCTCTGGATCCGGATCCGCGCGGGCGCAGCCATGCAGATGGACCTCTTCCAGCACCTGCTGGGGCTGTCCATGGGGTTCTTCACCAAGCAGCGGGCGGGGGAGCTCGTCTCCCGGCTCGACGCCGACACCCGCGGGGCCACCAGCGGACTCGAGACGATCGTGGGCACCTTCCTCACCGCCCCCGTGCTGCTCGGCTTCTACGGCTACCTCCTGGTCCGGACGAGCCCGAAGCTCGTCGTGGCGGCGCTGGGCGCCGGCGCCCTGCACTACGGCATCACGCGGGCCGTGAGGGGGCCGATCCGGCGGCTGGCCACGGACCAGTTCTCGGTGTTCGCCGACCTCGCCGCGCGCTTCCAGGAGGCGCTCACGAGCATCCGGGTGGTCAAGTCGTTCGGGGCCGAAGCCTTCGAGCGGGCCGGCGCGGCCAGGATCCTGGCCGACGTGGTCCGGCTCAACGTGAAGTTCGGCGTCTACAAGCACGTGGAAGAGCCCGCCCGGAGCGTGGTCAACTACGTCGTGGAGGCGAGCTTCCTCGTGCTGGCCGCCTATGAGCTGCTGGCTGGCCGGATGGCTGTCCCCACCTTCTTCCTCTTCCTCTATGTCGGGCGAGCGCTGATGGCGCAGCTCGGGCTCCTGGGGTCGGCCTACACGCAGCTGCAGTCCGCCCTGGCGGCCTCGACCCGGGTGAGCGAGCTCTTCGCGCAGCGGCCCGCGGTCGAGGACGGGCCGGAGTCCATCAGCGCGTTCCGGGACCGGATCCGTCTCCGCGACGTGTCGTTCCACTACGGCGGCGAGCCCGTGCTGGAGCGGGTGAGCTTCGAGGTCCTCAAGGGTGAGGTCGTGGCCCTCGTCGGGCCGAGCGGGGTGGGCAAGTCCACGCTGGCCGATCTGATCCTCCGTCTCTACGACCCGGTGGCAGGCGCCATCACCATCGACGGCCGCGACCTGCGGAGTCTGCGGCAGGCCGCGTACCGGCGGCTCTTCGGCGTGGTCTCGCAGGAGGCCCTCCTCTTCAACGCCAGCATCCGTGACAACATCGCCTACGGGCGCGAGGGGCTGTCGGAGGCCGACATCGTCCGCGCGGCCACGATCGCCAACGCCCACGAGTTCGTCACGGAGTTCCCCGAGGGGTACGAGACCGTGGTGGGGGACCGAGGTATCCGCCTGTCCGGGGGGCAGCGGCAGCGGATCGCCATCGCGCGCGCGATCGTGGCCCGCCCCGCCCTCCTCGTTCTCGACGAGGCGACCAGCTCGCTCGACAGCGAGTCGGAGCGGCTGGTGCAGGAGGCCATCGACCGCGTCATCGAGGGGACCACGTCCATCGTCATCGCGCACCGGCTCTCGACGGTGCTCCACGCGGACAAGATCATCGTCCTCGGCAAGGGAGGCATCGAGGCCATCGGCCGCCACGGCGAGCTGCTCGACTCCAACGAGACGTACGCACGGCTCTACCGGCTGCAGTTCACCGAGCGGGAGACGGCGGCGCGGCCCTAG
- a CDS encoding winged helix-turn-helix transcriptional regulator: MERQLERDLEILTAIDEGRPLTQRALAQRLGLALGLTNLYVKRLAKKGLIKIVDFPRKPAAGKRLRYLLTPQGAFEKTRLTYEHMAYSLSLYRRARQTLREHLALLPESGIKRIALCGTGEAAELAYLTLRELGLEPMGVFAREAGGQFLGFPVRPLAEIADEEFDGLVLATFEPPEQPVADLVRQGIRREKILALRRLQQPGSGGEPGA, from the coding sequence ATGGAACGTCAGCTCGAGCGCGACCTCGAAATCCTCACCGCCATTGACGAAGGCCGTCCCTTGACCCAGCGCGCCCTGGCCCAGCGACTGGGGCTCGCCCTTGGCCTGACGAATCTCTATGTCAAGCGCCTGGCCAAGAAAGGCCTGATCAAGATCGTCGACTTCCCGCGCAAGCCGGCTGCGGGAAAGCGATTGAGGTACCTCCTGACCCCTCAGGGAGCGTTCGAGAAGACGCGGCTCACCTATGAGCACATGGCCTACTCCCTGAGCCTCTACCGCCGCGCCCGCCAGACCCTTCGCGAGCATCTGGCTCTTCTGCCCGAGAGCGGCATCAAGCGCATCGCCCTCTGCGGGACCGGTGAGGCGGCCGAGCTGGCGTATCTCACGCTGCGAGAGCTCGGGCTCGAGCCGATGGGCGTCTTCGCCCGCGAGGCCGGAGGCCAGTTCCTCGGCTTTCCGGTGCGGCCGCTCGCCGAGATCGCTGACGAGGAGTTCGACGGCCTCGTCCTGGCGACATTCGAGCCTCCCGAGCAGCCCGTGGCCGATCTGGTGCGCCAGGGGATCCGGCGGGAGAAGATCCTGGCCCTGCGCCGGCTGCAGCAGCCGGGGTCCGGCGGGGAGCCCGGCGCGTGA
- a CDS encoding class I SAM-dependent methyltransferase: protein MASNLYDDVRPDVAALLARQAEQLPLPDPGARSADGLGPLGRLASLARLYALGAQVRLGLHRRLVYADLKLAWFHEFQSYWVGELGNRPIHPHDFYYLLGVYRQRLQSASFESLESLDPTSDAKHLEAWRDPRHVYYLFAHAYREALAPLRVHPFVRHLRRGGRVAEYGCGSAPIIAALARRYRHLDLRLVGADLPHLLFHFARWRFRDTRFVSMVEIDAGDDAPLPGQYDAIFCLEVLEHLPRPLPVLHHLHERLRPGGALIFDYVRSEGTGLDTASSLRDRIPALQFILERFDVVEGMVATDGEHVSPAVARKR, encoded by the coding sequence ATGGCAAGCAACCTCTACGACGATGTGCGGCCCGATGTGGCCGCGCTCCTCGCGCGGCAGGCCGAGCAGCTTCCGTTGCCTGACCCAGGCGCCCGCAGTGCCGACGGCCTGGGTCCGCTGGGCCGGCTCGCCAGCCTGGCGCGGCTGTACGCGCTGGGCGCCCAGGTGAGGCTCGGGCTTCACCGGCGCCTCGTCTACGCCGACCTCAAGCTCGCCTGGTTCCACGAGTTCCAGTCGTACTGGGTGGGCGAGCTCGGCAACCGACCGATTCACCCCCACGATTTCTACTACCTCCTCGGCGTGTACCGGCAGCGGCTGCAGAGCGCCTCCTTCGAGAGCCTGGAGAGCCTCGATCCCACCTCCGACGCGAAGCACCTGGAGGCCTGGCGCGATCCCCGGCATGTCTATTACCTCTTCGCCCACGCCTACCGGGAGGCGCTGGCCCCGCTCCGTGTGCACCCGTTCGTGCGCCACCTGAGGCGGGGCGGGCGCGTGGCCGAGTACGGCTGCGGCAGCGCCCCCATCATCGCGGCCCTCGCCCGCCGCTACCGCCATCTCGATCTCCGGCTGGTCGGCGCCGATCTCCCCCATCTCCTCTTCCACTTCGCCCGCTGGCGGTTCCGCGACACCCGCTTCGTGAGCATGGTGGAGATCGACGCCGGCGACGACGCCCCCCTGCCCGGCCAGTACGACGCGATCTTCTGTCTGGAAGTCCTCGAGCACCTGCCCCGCCCGCTGCCGGTGCTCCACCACCTGCACGAGCGGCTCCGCCCCGGCGGCGCCCTGATCTTCGACTACGTCCGCTCCGAGGGCACGGGGCTCGACACCGCCAGCTCGCTGCGTGACCGGATCCCCGCCCTGCAGTTCATCCTGGAGCGCTTCGACGTCGTCGAGGGGATGGTCGCCACCGACGGCGAGCACGTGTCTCCCGCGGTGGCCCGCAAGCGATGA
- a CDS encoding glycosyltransferase family 2 protein: MSGAPGDLAPPSFSVVVPALDEEANLGPTVEAILREFGRACGRPGGFLEVLVFDDASSDGTGRVADELARRDPRVRAFHNPRRLNIGGIYKAGLREARGEHYLLVPGDNEMRVDEIVRGARHAAGADLVVFFVTNTAVRGTVRRLLSRLYVWTVNALFGTRFRYTNGTNIFRTAVLRRIPIATDGFSYQTEAVVKAVRSGVDWVQVGIELQARRHGASKAVSWKNLRSVIRALTALWWDVTVTERSRYRRRGRRLGSV, from the coding sequence ATGTCCGGCGCTCCGGGTGACCTGGCCCCGCCGAGTTTCTCCGTCGTGGTTCCCGCGCTCGACGAGGAGGCCAACCTCGGGCCCACCGTCGAGGCCATCCTGCGGGAGTTCGGACGCGCCTGCGGCCGCCCCGGCGGCTTCCTCGAAGTGCTCGTCTTCGACGACGCCAGCAGCGACGGCACCGGGCGCGTGGCTGACGAGCTGGCCCGGCGGGACCCTCGGGTCCGGGCCTTCCACAACCCCCGGCGGCTCAACATCGGCGGGATCTACAAGGCGGGACTCCGGGAGGCGCGCGGGGAGCACTACCTCCTCGTCCCGGGCGACAACGAGATGCGCGTGGACGAGATCGTCCGTGGGGCCCGGCACGCCGCGGGGGCCGACCTCGTCGTCTTCTTCGTCACCAACACCGCGGTCCGCGGCACCGTGCGGCGGCTCCTCTCGCGGCTCTACGTCTGGACGGTGAACGCCCTCTTCGGCACGCGCTTCCGCTACACCAACGGGACGAACATCTTCCGCACGGCCGTCCTCCGGCGCATCCCGATCGCGACCGACGGGTTCTCCTACCAGACGGAAGCGGTGGTCAAGGCCGTGCGCAGCGGGGTGGACTGGGTCCAGGTGGGCATCGAGCTGCAGGCGCGCCGGCACGGCGCCTCCAAGGCCGTGTCCTGGAAGAACCTCCGCTCGGTCATCCGTGCGCTGACCGCCCTCTGGTGGGACGTGACGGTGACGGAGCGCAGCCGGTACCGGCGCCGCGGCCGCCGCCTCGGCAGCGTCTGA
- a CDS encoding methyltransferase domain-containing protein: MGVSDRHHFAWLREALGRFERDTGRLAAMRGRGEPLALWGLGAQRLDPVLTQLRDALGERATVACFDRFPDDETVRRVEINALESLPDAGCDVLAMFRASYFIAEPAVFLAQARRILRPGGLAMVDWLHGLSNAPVLNLAGDPRHGATPTPFITTYADPAFLAEFPAAFDAFIRHVNRPPRWANVARPGAPVPAGERWRRLVGGGPRRQIRRESYLDALRADLRSAGKRLIEPGLMDQYFRVVFRDARYFYPLVRKFNLYLLTVLEPAGASHVRRSG; encoded by the coding sequence GTGGGCGTCTCTGATCGGCATCACTTCGCCTGGCTCCGCGAGGCGCTCGGCCGCTTCGAGCGCGACACCGGGCGCCTGGCCGCGATGCGCGGGCGCGGGGAGCCGCTCGCCCTGTGGGGCCTCGGCGCGCAGCGGCTCGATCCCGTCCTCACCCAGCTCCGCGACGCCCTCGGCGAGCGCGCCACGGTGGCCTGCTTCGACCGCTTCCCGGACGACGAGACGGTGCGGCGGGTGGAGATCAACGCGCTCGAGAGCCTCCCGGACGCGGGGTGCGATGTGCTCGCGATGTTTCGCGCCTCCTACTTCATCGCCGAGCCCGCCGTCTTCCTGGCCCAGGCGCGCCGGATCCTCAGGCCCGGGGGGCTGGCCATGGTGGACTGGCTCCACGGCCTCTCGAACGCGCCGGTGCTGAACCTCGCGGGAGATCCGCGCCACGGGGCCACCCCGACGCCCTTCATCACGACATACGCCGATCCGGCCTTCCTCGCCGAGTTCCCGGCGGCATTCGACGCCTTCATCCGCCACGTGAACCGGCCGCCGCGCTGGGCCAATGTCGCCAGGCCCGGGGCGCCGGTGCCCGCGGGGGAGCGGTGGCGTCGCCTCGTCGGCGGGGGCCCGCGGCGCCAGATCCGGCGCGAGAGCTACCTCGACGCGCTGCGGGCGGACTTGCGCTCCGCCGGGAAGCGCCTCATCGAGCCGGGACTGATGGACCAGTACTTCAGGGTGGTGTTCCGTGACGCCCGGTACTTCTATCCGCTGGTGCGGAAGTTCAACCTCTACCTGCTGACCGTCCTCGAGCCGGCGGGAGCCTCGCATGTCCGGCGCTCCGGGTGA